DNA sequence from the Strongyloides ratti genome assembly S_ratti_ED321, scaffold srae_scaffold0000069 genome:
tgttattttttacattttacaTAGTAAAACCAGTTTTTTaagacaaaattttaaatgcttaaaaaatatttttacaataaaatttttacaaattttgtACAAAAAGGTATTTCTTTTAgaagaattataaaaatttaatttttatatgtttgcAGTTATACAGTAAGcaagaaagaaaaaattttaaaatatttatatttagaaaagTAATCTTGATTGTGATGATTTTTCATGTGAccaaaaaaagtatattcaattaataacaaatattttatgttaacaattaaagatttataaaactttgaGATATATATAAAGCTTTAAAATCTACATTCACTAAAAAAGATTCATTCAAAAatgttcatttttttaatatatttctttttatcttttattttaaaagattcaCAAGTATTTACTACAGGAAAGTGtccaaataatttaatatttcaaacaTGTGGTTCAAATTGTCCAAAAACATGTGAGAATTATAATCATCGACTAGGTTGTGATAGGTCTTGTGCATTAAATGTATGCCAATGTACAGGAGGCCTTGttttacataataataaatgtattctACCATCACAGTGCCCTAATAATTCcggaaaataataataccaCTCAAATAgcaatattagaaaaataagcggataataaaagtagtataaaagaaagaataataaagaaaaaaaaattattaactttaGTTTTAAGTCACTGTTTTTAGAATGTGTTTCTATAAATAGTATCACGAATAAgcaaattaaattatttttaattatat
Encoded proteins:
- a CDS encoding Trypsin Inhibitor-like, cysteine rich domain-containing protein — its product is MFIFLIYFFLSFILKDSQVFTTGKCPNNLIFQTCGSNCPKTCENYNHRLGCDRSCALNVCQCTGGLVLHNNKCILPSQCPNNSGK